A single window of Thalassoroseus pseudoceratinae DNA harbors:
- a CDS encoding heparinase II/III domain-containing protein, giving the protein MNACVRTDLISPPVAFSPKLRGYEQKRHTRPVWVGASHGKEDKLNIYLDYGGHQLLASGGRGSYAGGPFAAYTGSTRAYNTLIVDDGVQARIPYRVEIDGHSAEPRRFVTDDHFEYAEGVHTHGWFAPDPNDPLNPQIGNERSSSRASCSHSAGSIKSNSFACA; this is encoded by the coding sequence GTGAATGCGTGCGTAAGGACCGATCTGATTTCGCCGCCGGTCGCATTCTCACCGAAGCTGCGAGGCTACGAACAGAAACGTCATACAAGGCCGGTGTGGGTAGGAGCCAGTCACGGGAAAGAAGACAAGCTCAACATATATTTGGATTACGGTGGACACCAACTTTTGGCCAGTGGCGGACGGGGTTCGTACGCGGGTGGTCCGTTCGCGGCCTATACCGGCTCGACGCGAGCTTACAACACGCTCATCGTTGATGACGGTGTTCAAGCCCGCATCCCTTACCGCGTCGAAATCGACGGCCATTCGGCCGAGCCGCGCCGGTTTGTGACTGATGACCATTTCGAGTACGCCGAGGGGGTTCATACCCACGGGTGGTTCGCTCCCGACCCGAACGATCCATTGAATCCCCAAATTGGAAATGAGCGTTCATCATCTCGAGCCAGTTGTTCTCACTCTGCGGGTTCCATCAAATCTAACAGTTTTGCTTGTGCCTAG
- a CDS encoding cation:dicarboxylate symporter family transporter, with protein MPDPRDAQVLKEHHQEVDSMSQSPDEVVKKPKPRRTGCWIALGLGLGIVCGILFGEYCSFLQVVGRAYVGFLQMTVLPYLAVSLVAKLGRLNATRAKQMGVKSLITLLGLWGIGILIVTFASTILPPVEGASFFHSSEIQNETSTPDFFSTFIPTNIFRSLSQEFVPAVVVFCLFCGVALISVPQKEPLLDFLDLCSQVISQINLFLVRLAPIGLFALTASAAGTLRLEELSRLQAYLLLYGLVCLLSVFGVLPILVCSLTRIRYWDLLRAAQEPLYTAIATGKLFVTLPQIVEKCEWLIRQENPENTLNEEATANVLVPLAYPFPHLGKVLSFVFVSFSAWYVGQDLTPKQNLVMASVGTVSSFASPLVTIPYLLDQYHLPQDLIGLFVTPGFVTMRLGDIVGVMHLMAFTLIIQQAMLGKLRIRWRFLAGSLLGLFFCSLLGGLAAHSYLASTVLKYDLDQKFLSLEVPDPHDDVQVFQSREPQPGSSDTMESTLDRIQKTKVIRVGYHPQHLPYSYLNQHGHLVGMDVELIHRLASRLDLRLEFIPFEDETAVDQLKSGEIDIAIGGLIVKPERRLQASFTESYETATLALVVKDYRRNEAKQWTVFENLPDFQLAVVSEDLAIAAKREHPAAKITVIDSIERFFEDDSQSYDGLVIAAEAGAAWTILYPEYSTIVPTPIIKRPVGMATRQNDLIWLEFLNGWLEFERVDGSLARLRQYWLEGEGTQVQEPRWCVLRDVLHWLPD; from the coding sequence TTGCCCGACCCACGTGATGCTCAAGTTCTGAAAGAACACCACCAGGAAGTCGATTCAATGAGCCAATCGCCTGATGAAGTTGTCAAGAAGCCCAAGCCACGCCGCACGGGCTGCTGGATTGCTCTGGGACTCGGTCTCGGCATAGTGTGTGGGATCCTGTTTGGAGAATACTGCAGTTTTCTCCAAGTTGTGGGACGTGCCTATGTGGGGTTTCTGCAGATGACGGTATTGCCTTATCTGGCCGTTTCCTTGGTGGCTAAACTGGGACGACTGAATGCAACGCGGGCAAAACAGATGGGAGTGAAAAGCCTCATCACTTTGCTGGGATTATGGGGGATCGGGATCCTAATTGTGACGTTCGCCTCCACGATTCTGCCTCCGGTTGAGGGAGCTTCCTTTTTCCACTCCTCCGAAATCCAAAATGAGACATCGACTCCCGATTTTTTCTCGACCTTCATCCCGACAAACATTTTCCGTTCGCTCTCACAGGAATTTGTTCCGGCGGTCGTCGTGTTCTGTTTGTTCTGTGGAGTCGCCCTCATCTCTGTGCCACAAAAAGAACCTCTGCTGGACTTTCTCGACCTTTGCTCTCAGGTGATTTCGCAGATCAATCTCTTTCTAGTTCGCTTGGCTCCGATCGGGTTATTTGCCTTGACCGCATCGGCGGCGGGGACGTTACGTCTTGAAGAACTCTCCCGTCTGCAGGCTTATCTTCTACTTTATGGATTGGTTTGTTTGCTTTCGGTGTTCGGGGTCTTGCCGATTTTGGTCTGTAGCCTGACTCGTATTCGATATTGGGATCTGCTGCGGGCCGCCCAGGAACCACTTTACACCGCAATCGCCACAGGCAAACTCTTCGTCACTCTCCCGCAAATCGTCGAGAAATGCGAATGGCTGATTCGTCAGGAGAACCCGGAGAACACGTTAAACGAGGAAGCCACGGCGAACGTGCTCGTGCCTTTGGCCTACCCGTTTCCGCACTTGGGGAAAGTCCTTAGTTTCGTTTTTGTCTCGTTTTCGGCCTGGTATGTCGGGCAGGATCTCACTCCGAAGCAAAACCTAGTGATGGCGAGCGTAGGAACCGTCTCGAGTTTCGCAAGTCCACTTGTCACGATCCCCTATCTCCTCGACCAATACCACCTTCCCCAGGATCTCATTGGGTTGTTCGTCACGCCGGGGTTTGTGACGATGCGACTGGGAGATATTGTTGGAGTCATGCATCTGATGGCCTTCACATTAATTATCCAACAAGCGATGCTGGGAAAACTTCGCATCCGTTGGCGGTTTCTCGCGGGTTCACTGCTAGGCCTTTTCTTCTGCAGTTTGCTAGGAGGTCTAGCCGCACACTCGTATTTAGCTTCAACTGTTTTGAAATACGATCTCGATCAAAAATTTCTGTCGTTAGAAGTTCCCGATCCTCATGACGATGTGCAAGTTTTCCAGTCGCGAGAACCCCAACCAGGCTCCTCGGATACGATGGAATCGACGTTGGACCGAATTCAGAAAACGAAGGTGATCCGCGTGGGCTATCACCCACAGCATCTGCCCTATAGCTATCTAAACCAGCACGGACATTTGGTGGGAATGGATGTCGAGCTCATCCATCGATTGGCCAGTCGTTTAGACCTTCGCTTGGAATTCATCCCTTTTGAGGACGAAACAGCCGTCGATCAACTGAAATCTGGAGAAATTGACATCGCGATTGGCGGGTTGATCGTCAAACCGGAGAGACGACTCCAAGCTAGTTTCACCGAATCTTACGAGACTGCAACTCTGGCGTTGGTTGTTAAAGACTATCGAAGAAATGAAGCCAAACAATGGACGGTTTTCGAAAACCTGCCCGATTTTCAGTTGGCGGTCGTCTCAGAGGATTTAGCGATCGCAGCCAAGCGGGAGCACCCTGCCGCAAAGATCACGGTCATCGATTCGATTGAGCGGTTTTTCGAAGACGACTCGCAGTCTTACGATGGGCTAGTCATCGCCGCCGAGGCGGGAGCGGCTTGGACAATTTTGTATCCCGAATATTCCACCATTGTCCCGACACCAATCATAAAACGCCCGGTTGGAATGGCGACCCGACAGAATGATCTCATTTGGCTCGAGTTTCTCAACGGCTGGTTGGAATTCGAACGTGTCGATGGCTCGCTGGCTCGGCTCCGACAATACTGGTTGGAAGGAGAAGGAACCCAGGTGCAAGAGCCACGCTGGTGCGTGTTGCGAGATGTGCTGCACTGGCTTCCGGATTGA
- a CDS encoding DUF1254 domain-containing protein, producing MQRTNAIKIRWLTVLGCIGLLHMAPTPGVAQRISGQEAHQIGLEAYTYLYPLIMMDVTRQVTTNYPPDRKPGMGPMNAFHHMRAFPPADFREVVRPNFDTLYSSAWLDVSKEPLIVSAPDTDGRYYMLPMLDMWTDVFAVPGKRTSGTEAASWAVVPPGWRGSLPKGVERIDAPTPYIWIIGRTQTNGPKDYAAVHKIQDGFQVTPLSRWGKPEPMVAKIDSSVDMKTPPMEQVNTMSAVRYFAYGAELMKRHPPHITDWSIIARMKRIGLEPGKSFDLAKADPVVQAALERVPMDALEQMQAKAPTLARVVNGWQMNTETVGVYGNYYLKRAIIAMIGLGANQPEDAVYPLFVADADGKPLVAEKKYVLHFTKKEIPRVDAFWSLTMYDGQGYPVTNAINRFAIGNRDALKFNADGSLDIYIQHKSPGKDKESNWLPAPKSGAMSPTMRLYAPKAQILDGRWNPPPIRVAK from the coding sequence ATGCAAAGGACAAATGCCATCAAGATACGATGGCTCACAGTTTTGGGTTGCATCGGCCTGCTTCATATGGCACCAACGCCAGGAGTCGCTCAGAGGATCAGCGGGCAGGAGGCACACCAGATCGGGCTTGAGGCGTACACTTACCTCTATCCACTCATCATGATGGACGTGACACGGCAGGTCACCACCAATTACCCACCGGATCGCAAGCCGGGGATGGGACCGATGAATGCGTTTCATCACATGCGGGCTTTCCCGCCCGCAGATTTTCGCGAGGTGGTGCGTCCCAATTTCGATACGCTCTATTCCAGCGCCTGGCTGGATGTGTCCAAGGAACCGCTCATCGTTTCGGCCCCCGATACCGACGGGCGTTATTACATGCTGCCGATGCTCGACATGTGGACGGATGTGTTCGCCGTTCCCGGCAAACGGACGAGCGGTACAGAGGCGGCAAGTTGGGCCGTTGTGCCGCCGGGATGGAGAGGCTCGTTGCCAAAAGGAGTGGAGCGCATCGATGCCCCGACACCGTATATCTGGATCATCGGCCGGACGCAAACGAACGGCCCCAAGGACTACGCTGCCGTCCACAAAATCCAGGACGGCTTCCAGGTCACACCGCTCTCGCGATGGGGTAAGCCGGAGCCAATGGTTGCGAAAATCGATTCCAGCGTGGACATGAAGACACCGCCGATGGAGCAGGTCAACACCATGTCGGCCGTGAGGTACTTTGCATACGGCGCAGAACTGATGAAACGGCATCCGCCGCACATCACTGACTGGTCGATTATCGCCCGTATGAAGCGAATCGGATTGGAGCCAGGTAAGTCCTTCGATCTTGCCAAGGCTGATCCTGTTGTTCAGGCTGCGCTTGAACGTGTTCCTATGGATGCGCTTGAGCAGATGCAGGCCAAAGCCCCAACCCTGGCCCGAGTGGTCAATGGCTGGCAGATGAACACCGAAACAGTGGGAGTCTACGGCAACTACTATTTGAAGCGGGCAATCATCGCCATGATTGGACTCGGGGCCAACCAGCCAGAGGATGCGGTCTATCCGCTGTTTGTCGCGGACGCTGATGGAAAGCCACTCGTTGCCGAGAAGAAGTACGTTTTGCACTTCACCAAGAAAGAGATCCCGCGAGTCGACGCCTTCTGGTCGCTGACAATGTACGACGGGCAGGGATACCCTGTCACGAACGCGATCAACCGGTTTGCGATTGGTAATCGCGATGCACTGAAGTTCAACGCAGATGGTTCGCTGGACATTTACATCCAGCACAAAAGTCCGGGAAAGGACAAGGAGTCGAATTGGCTTCCCGCGCCAAAAAGTGGTGCCATGAGCCCGACCATGCGACTCTACGCACCCAAGGCCCAGATACTTGACGGTCGTTGGAACCCGCCCCCAATCCGCGTCGCCAAATAG
- a CDS encoding SpoIIE family protein phosphatase, whose translation MASAIEAALLFVYSDGVVEQANSEEEQFGEERLKAEIIDTQSSPLRECVEMFEQEVVNWSTNGHLTDALSILAIEID comes from the coding sequence ATCGCCTCAGCCATCGAAGCCGCGCTGCTGTTCGTATATTCTGATGGCGTGGTGGAACAAGCCAACTCAGAAGAGGAACAATTCGGAGAGGAAAGGCTCAAGGCTGAGATCATCGACACCCAGTCCAGTCCTCTTCGCGAATGCGTTGAAATGTTCGAGCAAGAGGTGGTGAACTGGAGCACCAACGGACATCTCACCGATGCCCTTTCGATTCTCGCGATTGAAATCGACTAG